The Peribacillus sp. FSL P2-0133 genome has a segment encoding these proteins:
- a CDS encoding septum formation initiator family protein, with amino-acid sequence MSSLRKRKVAKMENSYVAQQEKKVQTVEKKKRGLMRRLTLYSVFAAVFLIFAVSTLITQNVALDEKVKQKEELKGKLAELKKDETLLKEEIVKLNDDDYIAKIARRDYFLSEKGEIIFTLPKGKEDSD; translated from the coding sequence ATGAGTAGCCTGCGTAAAAGGAAAGTGGCAAAAATGGAAAATTCCTACGTCGCTCAACAAGAGAAAAAAGTACAAACCGTAGAAAAAAAGAAGCGTGGTCTAATGCGTAGATTAACCCTTTACTCAGTTTTCGCCGCTGTCTTTTTGATTTTTGCCGTTTCCACCCTCATAACGCAAAATGTTGCACTGGATGAGAAAGTTAAACAAAAGGAAGAATTGAAGGGAAAGTTAGCTGAATTGAAAAAAGACGAGACCCTTCTTAAAGAAGAAATCGTAAAGCTTAATGACGACGACTATATAGCAAAAATAGCCAGACGGGATTATTTCTTATCTGAAAAAGGTGAAATCATTTTTACCCTTCCAAAAGGGAAGGAAGATAGTGACTAA
- a CDS encoding S1 domain-containing RNA-binding protein, translating into MSIEVGSKLQGKVTGITNFGAFVELPQGSTGLVHISEVADNYVKDINDHLKVGDTVEVKVINVKDGKIGLSIKKAIDRPEVEQKPAYTPRPRQGRGNDSRSKDFRSKGNGFQPKENFEQKMAKFLKDSEDRLTTLKRSTETKRGGRGGRRG; encoded by the coding sequence ATGTCAATCGAAGTAGGCAGCAAGTTACAAGGTAAAGTAACAGGCATAACTAATTTTGGTGCATTTGTAGAGCTACCTCAAGGTTCAACCGGTCTGGTCCATATCAGTGAAGTGGCTGATAACTATGTCAAGGATATCAATGATCATTTAAAAGTGGGCGATACAGTTGAGGTGAAAGTCATCAACGTTAAAGATGGCAAGATTGGCTTGTCCATAAAAAAAGCGATAGACCGTCCTGAAGTTGAGCAAAAACCTGCATACACACCACGTCCGCGCCAAGGAAGAGGGAATGACAGCCGTTCCAAAGACTTCCGCTCGAAAGGTAATGGTTTCCAACCTAAAGAAAACTTTGAGCAAAAAATGGCTAAATTCTTAAAAGATAGCGAAGACCGCTTAACGACCCTTAAACGTAGCACCGAAACGAAACGGGGAGGTCGAGGAGGAAGACGCGGATAA
- the spoIIE gene encoding stage II sporulation protein E produces MEKVERPMMEPLGDVQLKEAKEGAINWIQQLQMKSEDIFIKKGISLAIIGFLLGRALILSQLAPFGLPFFAAVFLMRRDRAPLALFGLIAGGLTVHYSNSLVIFASAFLLLLFHKIKRPAVEGQFKTMSMYVFASLFLVNLAEQYLVFRTIQLYDLMMIGVEAGLAMILTLIFIQSIPMLTIRTKSQSLKTEEIVSIIILLASVMTGTIGWMIYDLSLDHIFSRYLVLLFGLAGGAAIGSTVGVVTGLIFSLASIASLYQMSLLAFSGLLGGLLKEGRKIGVASGLLIATLLIGLYGEGTNNIMVTLYESLIAVALFILTPSSIINKIAKHIPGTVENSDEQQQYARKVRDVTAQRVEQFSHVFEALSNSFSQVDERGRLEEDEKEFDYFLSNVTEKTCQLCFKKEQCWSKNFNTTYDGMQEIMLQLSENNGQLPQKTSKEWGKYCSRGPQVIGAIAQELTYFEANQKLKRQVKESRKLVADQLRGVSAVMDDFAKEIQRERKNHHVHEESILEAIQDFGLHIGHVEIYSLEQGNVDIEMSVPYCQGRGECEKLIAPMLSDILGETIVVHSEECATYPNGQCEVIFRSAKKFTVETGVAHAAKGGGLVSGDSYTTMEIGCGKFAIAISDGMGNGERAHFESTETLKLLQKFLQSGIEEKIAIKSVNSVLSLRTTDEIFSTLDLAMIDLQDARAKFLKICSIPSFIKRGDRIIKIESSNLPMGIIQDFDVDVVSEELKAGDILIMMSDGVFDGPSHVENIEFWLKRKIKEMETDDPQEISDLILEEVIRTKGIIDDDMTVVTSKIKHNTPKWASIPVSPKRKKAQ; encoded by the coding sequence ATGGAAAAAGTAGAAAGACCTATGATGGAACCTCTTGGAGATGTTCAATTAAAAGAAGCGAAGGAAGGGGCCATCAATTGGATCCAACAACTGCAAATGAAGTCGGAAGACATATTCATAAAAAAAGGTATCTCTTTAGCAATTATCGGTTTTTTATTAGGACGGGCTTTGATTCTTTCGCAGCTTGCACCATTTGGACTTCCGTTTTTCGCAGCCGTTTTCCTCATGAGGCGTGATAGGGCTCCACTGGCTTTATTCGGATTGATTGCAGGTGGGCTGACCGTTCACTATTCGAATAGTTTAGTCATCTTTGCATCGGCGTTCCTGCTCCTGTTATTTCATAAGATCAAGAGGCCCGCCGTGGAAGGACAATTCAAGACAATGTCGATGTACGTCTTTGCTTCACTATTCCTGGTCAACCTGGCCGAGCAATATCTGGTATTTCGAACGATTCAGCTGTACGACTTGATGATGATAGGGGTAGAGGCGGGACTCGCAATGATTTTAACCTTAATCTTCATACAATCAATCCCGATGCTGACCATTCGGACAAAGTCCCAATCATTAAAGACGGAGGAAATCGTCAGCATCATCATCCTGCTGGCTTCGGTGATGACCGGAACCATCGGCTGGATGATATACGATTTATCACTCGACCATATATTCTCGCGATACCTGGTCCTCCTCTTCGGGCTGGCGGGAGGGGCCGCCATAGGCTCCACTGTAGGTGTAGTTACTGGATTGATATTCAGCTTGGCAAGTATTGCAAGTCTTTATCAAATGAGCCTTCTCGCATTTTCAGGGCTTCTGGGAGGTTTGTTGAAGGAGGGAAGGAAGATAGGGGTTGCTAGCGGCCTCTTGATTGCTACATTACTGATAGGTTTATATGGTGAGGGCACCAATAATATTATGGTGACCCTTTATGAATCACTTATAGCTGTAGCCCTATTTATATTGACACCGTCATCCATAATCAACAAAATAGCGAAACATATACCGGGAACAGTCGAGAATTCTGATGAACAACAGCAGTATGCCCGAAAAGTGAGGGATGTCACCGCTCAAAGGGTGGAGCAATTCTCACATGTATTTGAGGCGCTCTCAAATAGCTTTTCCCAAGTGGATGAAAGGGGGAGATTGGAGGAAGATGAGAAAGAATTCGACTACTTCTTAAGTAATGTAACGGAAAAGACGTGCCAGCTTTGTTTTAAGAAGGAACAATGCTGGTCCAAGAACTTTAATACAACCTATGACGGCATGCAGGAAATTATGCTTCAATTAAGTGAAAATAATGGTCAGCTCCCCCAAAAAACGTCGAAAGAATGGGGGAAATATTGTAGCCGCGGGCCTCAGGTCATTGGGGCGATAGCACAGGAACTTACTTATTTTGAAGCTAACCAAAAATTAAAAAGGCAGGTGAAGGAAAGTCGGAAACTAGTGGCGGATCAACTGCGGGGCGTTTCGGCAGTAATGGATGATTTTGCGAAAGAAATTCAAAGGGAAAGGAAGAATCATCATGTACATGAAGAATCCATTTTGGAAGCCATCCAGGATTTTGGCCTGCACATAGGTCATGTTGAAATATACAGTCTAGAACAAGGAAATGTTGATATAGAGATGAGTGTCCCATACTGCCAGGGCAGAGGGGAATGTGAAAAGTTGATTGCACCCATGCTTTCTGACATTTTAGGTGAAACGATAGTCGTTCATTCAGAAGAGTGTGCAACATATCCAAACGGGCAATGTGAGGTGATATTTAGGTCAGCAAAAAAATTCACGGTCGAAACGGGTGTGGCTCATGCTGCCAAGGGGGGAGGGCTTGTATCAGGAGATAGTTATACGACCATGGAAATTGGCTGCGGCAAATTTGCGATAGCCATCAGTGATGGAATGGGAAATGGGGAAAGGGCCCATTTTGAAAGTACAGAGACATTGAAGCTGCTACAAAAATTTTTACAATCGGGAATAGAAGAAAAAATAGCCATTAAATCCGTAAACTCCGTATTATCTCTACGCACTACCGATGAAATATTTTCGACTCTTGATTTGGCAATGATTGATCTTCAGGACGCAAGGGCTAAGTTTTTAAAAATCTGTTCGATACCGAGTTTCATTAAAAGGGGGGATAGGATAATAAAAATTGAATCAAGTAACCTTCCTATGGGAATCATCCAGGATTTCGATGTTGATGTTGTATCAGAAGAGCTGAAGGCAGGGGACATATTAATCATGATGAGCGATGGTGTGTTCGATGGCCCTTCACATGTCGAAAATATCGAGTTCTGGCTTAAACGAAAAATCAAGGAAATGGAAACAGACGATCCACAGGAAATCTCTGATTTAATATTGGAAGAGGTCATCCGAACAAAAGGGATCATAGATGATGACATGACAGTGGTTACATCGAAAATTAAGCATAACACACCGAAATGGGCATCCATTCCCGTTTCTCCAAAACGTAAAAAGGCCCAGTAG
- a CDS encoding VWA domain-containing protein, with the protein MKAGTLRQILLITDGCSNHGEEPSAMAELAREQGITINVIGVMENDVIDEKGLKEIEKIAGSGGGVSQIVYAQQLSQTVQMVTQKAMTQTIQGVINRELQQILGDSKTMEDLPPDKRGEVMEVVDELGETSKLEVLILVDTSASMKHKLPTVKDSLLDLSLSMNARMGDSRFSVFVFPGKRNDVEKLLDWTPNLEALTATFPKLSTGGLTPTGPAIREALTYFNKKRSLRGLLSHDDEQYFEESM; encoded by the coding sequence ATGAAAGCAGGAACATTAAGACAGATTTTGCTTATAACCGACGGATGTTCAAATCATGGTGAAGAACCGTCTGCCATGGCTGAATTAGCAAGGGAGCAAGGCATAACCATCAATGTCATAGGTGTCATGGAAAATGATGTGATAGATGAAAAAGGGCTTAAGGAAATTGAGAAGATTGCTGGTTCTGGAGGTGGCGTAAGTCAAATAGTCTATGCTCAGCAGTTGTCCCAAACCGTCCAAATGGTGACTCAAAAGGCAATGACTCAAACTATACAGGGAGTTATCAATCGTGAACTTCAACAAATACTTGGAGATTCAAAAACGATGGAGGATCTTCCGCCTGATAAACGAGGAGAAGTGATGGAGGTGGTCGATGAGCTTGGGGAAACAAGCAAGCTCGAAGTACTGATTCTTGTTGATACAAGTGCAAGCATGAAACATAAACTGCCTACAGTAAAAGATTCCTTATTAGATCTTTCCCTTAGTATGAATGCAAGAATGGGTGACAGCCGTTTTTCCGTATTCGTATTTCCTGGGAAAAGAAATGACGTTGAAAAGTTGCTGGATTGGACCCCGAACCTTGAAGCCTTGACGGCAACTTTTCCTAAGCTTAGTACAGGGGGACTCACTCCGACAGGTCCGGCCATTCGTGAAGCTTTGACATATTTCAATAAAAAACGTTCATTGAGGGGATTGTTATCACATGATGATGAACAATACTTTGAGGAATCAATGTAA